In Glycine soja cultivar W05 chromosome 10, ASM419377v2, whole genome shotgun sequence, the genomic stretch CAATTATGGAGCGTTTTCtgaaaagaagtaaaattatTCCCTCATCTCCATCATCTGAGAAGGACTCAGTTCATGCCCAATGAATGCAGATAGTTCTCCTGATGCCAAGTACAGTCGGGGTAGACAATTATTGCAATTTGATAAATCTCATGGGCCTGCCTTTTATGGTGTTTGGCCTGcaaaaaggttaaattattgtatggattttttttattttgacttaATTAAAGTGTTTTACACTTGAGTTTcttctaaattctaattatGCAGATAGTCACTACTGCCAGAGGCTCAtttgttgatttaattaaatgccTATTAATAATTATGTTAGAGCTAGTATTAATAGTAATTTTGCTTTTGTATGTTATGATACagtattttgaaaatgacaatagttgaaataatatacaaatacaATGGAGGCCTTCCAGCTATTAACAACAAGAATATGCGATCTTAAGCTTGGATTTAGAAGTTTCGAATGCTTAGTTAAATGAAAATGGATCTTGCAGGTTGCACAGCAAACACCAACAACCGTGACAGAGAATGAAGCAACCGAGGTAACCAAGATTGAGGAAACTACCCCAGAACAACCAGCTACCCGGGTTACTACCACCGAAGAACCAAAGGAAGAAACCACCAAAGAAGCAAAAGAGGAAGAAGCCCCAGTTGAGACTAATGAGGCAACAGAAGTGATAGAGGAAGTGAAGCCTGAGGTAGAAGAGAACCCAGCACCAGAGagaacagaagaagaagaagtgaaagaggagACTAAAGAAACCGAATCAGCACCAGTGGAGGAACAGAAGCAAGAGGAGAACAAACCAGCTGAAACCGTTGAGGAAACCAAAACAGAACAAGTTTCTGTTGAGAAGACTGAAGCTTAAGCCCATGGATACGATATTATTGAAGTAGATGAAgtttcttgcatttttattttatttatttttaatgttattattgtaATGGTAAGTCTTTGGGTATGGCTttacgatatatatatatatatatatatatatatatatatatatatatatatatatatatatataagcactGTTGATTTGGCTCCATGTCAGCATGCATGCATGCCAAGCGGAGGATACGAGAATTCTATGGGTTATGTTATGTTTGGGGGCGAGGccgaaaaataaaagattaataaatatGGTGTGAACTGTATCTGGTTACGTGACACTAGTGTCACATTCTTTTATTCTTAATGGAAACAAATAAGTAATGGAATTAAGTATAACAGAAGAGACTCGTCTTTAATAAAACATTCAATTGTACTTAACTTTATATTAAGTGTTCAATTCTACTTAAAAAAGATTATGTTCTATGAaagatacaacaacaacaacaacaatcacgccttatcccactaggtggggtcggctacatggatcaacttccgccataatgttctatcaagtaccatacttctatccaaatcattaagttcgagatccttttttataacctctcttatagtctttttgggtcttcctctgcctcgaattgtttgtcttctctccatctggtctactctcctcactacagagtctaccggtcttctctctacatgcccaaaccacctaagtctattttccaccatcttctctacaataggcgctactccaaccctctctctaatagcttcgtttctaattttatcctgtcgagtcttaccacacatccaccgcaacatcctcatctctgctacacctactttattctcatgttggctcttgaccgcccaacattctgttccgtacaaaatcgccggtcttaccgcagtccgataaaactttccctttagcttgatcggtacctttgcatcacataacacccccgatgcttttctccatttcatccatcctgcttgaatgcgatgattcacatccccttcaatttccccatcatcctgtattacagacccaagatatttaaaccgtgtgacttgagggataatatggtctcctattttcacctctaagttagaaaccctccttcttttgttgaacttacattccatatactccgatttgcttctgcttaggcgaaagccatgtgtttctagagctcgtctccaagtttccaacctctcattcaactcctccctcgactctccaaggaggactatgtcatctgcaaaaagcatgcatctcggcgctatctcttggatttgttccgtgaggacatccagaattaaggtaaaaaggagaaaaaatattttttgaagatACCTGtgaaaaaatggagaaaaagtagaaaacaatatttttttaccctTCGGATTTATCAAGGAAAGAAGAGTTCACCCATATGATGATCTGAAAACAATTTCTGGAAGTAGGTTATGATAAGAGACAACATAATTATAGAGCAACTAAAAGCCCAAAAATCTCTGTTACTTGTCATTGATTATACTACAACACAATCAATGACaagttttttttacatatcGAATCGAAGACATAGACATTGGAGAATTTACAATAACTTTCAACCAATTGAGTTAAACCTCCTTCATATCAATCCAAAACTTATGACAAACTAGTCATTATCTATTATTTGTATAGCTAAACAAGTACAAATCATAACAAAATAGTAACCACAAAATCAAATAGTCGTTAGACCTGAAAATAGTTATAGATGAAGACAGTTGGCttaaattttgttgtttctACTTGGGGAGGGAGCAAGTAAGCAGCAAGCCATAATTTTCTTACTAAGCAAGCCGTAATTGGCTTAAATAGAGACCAGAATTATCCCAAATCCAAAGTATAATCCCCATGCCCATGACATGACAAAATAAGCTACTTACTAGCACATCAAAGCTAGATCACAAAAGAGAtcgatttttctttctttaaagcctgttttatttataatttgtcccTATAAACATTTGACAAAGACCGATGCCACTGCAACCCTTGACTACTTTGGAAAACAGACTAGTGAATTTTTTCACATTATCAAATTAGAGGACAGATGGAATACTCCTATAATATGTACAACGATAATTTTATGTCCAGTCAAAACCACTTCTATTCAGATTGCAGGTGTGCTCATTCACCAAGTACCAATACTGCAGCCAATGTGTTCTTGAGTGATGacttaatatgaaaaattaataccATTGAGccttaatatgaaaaattagtGGACACAGGTTGGAAATTTCATGATACCTTAATATAATAGTATGTGATATCAGTTATAGGGATGTTTTGGAGCTGCAGCAGTCGACTGACAGAAGTATAATATAATGTTGCAGTgacagaaacaataaaaattgattGCTTTTATGGAAAAGCTTTGGAGTTTTTGTCTTGGTGAATAAGCTGATAAATAGGTTTTGATATGTATTATGTGGTGTTTTGATCAGACTTACTCTCTTGGGAGGCATTGTATTAGGGGGGGGGGTGTTTTCTTTATTCTCATAAATACTTAACCTCTGTTGGTGATTTGGAACACAACTTGTGCTTACTATTctgtttcaataaaaaattagtggACAGAGGTTGGAAAGTTCAGCTTCAACCTTATATGGTGTTTTGATCAGACTTACTCCCTTTAGCTCTTTTCTATTTTGTGATATTTCCtaccaaaatttaaataattgtagtgtagttctttttctaatttttgacctaaaatgtaaatattaattttctaaattcCACATCATtataatctaattaaattaacctttatcaaattatttgattaatatatcACTCTAGAATTAATTTCTGGAAATTTTCTCACTTATACatgtaaataaaacaatatggaTATTAAACCCTTcagtttatttttaactaccaTAAACACATATTTATTGCAATGTAAGTCATGTCATGAGCATTAAGAATTAAATGCAATTGTCTGGAATTAAATCACACAAATAAAACTATAAACTGTGTTGTAGGATTTTTAGAGTGATTATTTTATAAGCCTTtgatttctttctctctctctctcctaaaGAAGATCCATGTGACCTACTGCCAAAatcaaaagcaaaagaaaaagccaaGCCAAACTACAATATTGCACTAGCAAAAAGGAATATAATTCAGCATGGCAAAGCTTGTGTAGGTGAGTACCTTATCAAGAGCCCAGCTTGCTTGTGACAACTAATAAGCCAGAATTGAAGAAATTTCTGCatataaaattcaacaaaattgtTATTAAACAAATGAAGTTGATATGAAATTTCTGcatatataattcaaaaaatttgttatgcaaaatcaaatataaaaatagaaaattacattagatgatgttaattaattctccttcatcatgatcattatgattagcatgaacgtcgtcagcttcttcttcttctccgacaatgttaggagtgatttttgtggacaaaggactaacataggtgtccatgtatgaatcatcatcttctacattaacaccaattgttttgccctgtagaaccacgcaccacctttcatcacaagggtcttggacgtaaaatacttgtctagcttgttctaccattatgaaagggtcattgtggtaaccaagtttctttaggtctaccaacgtaaatcctatatcatcggtgcgcacaccggtgttgctgtcaacccatttacatttgaaaacacaaacagtaaatttcacatagttaagctcccaaatttcatcaatgaacccaaagtaagggatggaagctacacagggattggcgtcatgcacacttgcgaagtgttgagattcagcccttagggtgaccccgctattctgcattgtacttttgtcgtcttgtgcttttgtgtaaaatgaatacttgtttatgtcgtatccttgccaagttataacatttcttttaggctcatctgctagctttcttaaagtttttgaaacattttcatcagcaaagattgtatctttaaaccaatcacaaaaggtcttgttatgctttttcaacaccaaattctttgacatttttggattattctatttgactaaagcttcatgcttaactatgtatggcaaaacttcattactgttgttcaagaaatacaagtgagcttgtaacaaatcttctagacttggagtgatcacatgtAGTCCTCTTGACCCTTACCAACCACTCTATCATCATGCTgagactcaggaaggccaacaggtttagccttctcaatgtattctgaaaaaatttcaatggcttcttctgcaatgtacctctcaataATAGATGCTTCTGAATGATATAGATtatttgtatacccttttaagatcttcatgtatcgctcaatcgggtacatccaccacaaataaacaggaccacaacatttgatttctctgaccagatgcacaatcaagtgaatcatgatgtcaaagaaagcagggggaaaatacatctccaactggcacagtataattgcggcctcattttccagctcatcaaacttgacaggatcaatgactttgctacatatagcatggaagaaaaagcataggcgagttatggctaagttgactttgtttggcaagatgtctcgtatagccacggctaacaattgttgcatgagcacgtgacaatcatgagactttaaccctacaagcttaagctccttcaactgcacaaggctcttaatatttgaagagtatccttgtggaaccttcacccgtcgaagacactgacaaaaacttatcttctcttatttggacaaagtatggcaagctgggggcaagtaaattttcttcccatcagaccttggatgaaACTGTGATCGTATccccatatcagctagatcttgacgagtattcaagccatcctttgtcttgtcttgaatgttaaggagtgtcccaatcacactgtcacaaacatttttctccacatgcataacatcaatacaatgtctaacgtctagatcagaccagtacggaagatcaaagaaaatggacctcttcttccatatgcaactcttacttttatccttcttttgggtctttccaaatatagtattcaggtgttgaacccgctgatatacctgctcactAGTCAACGGTATTGGTGCAATatcgtgctcttgacttccattaaaagattttttcagtcgtctgtaaggatgattgggtgttagaaaacggcgatgcctactgtagactatttttcttccatgttttagttgtatgtagcttgtgttttcttcacagatggggcatgcatgatgacccttaataCTGTAACCgttgagattcccatatgctggaaagtcattaatggtacaaaatagcATTGCACACATTTCAAACATCTTCTTGCGAAatgcatcaaacactacaaccccctcaTCCCATAACTTTCTCAGgtcttcaaccaacggacttagataaacatcaatgtcatttccaggctgtcttgggcccgatatcatcatagacaacatcatgtattttcgcttcatgcacaaccaaggaggcaaattgtaaattactaggagaactggccatgaactgtgttgagtgcttaaggtgccatatggattcattccatcactggctagtccaaatctaagatttcttggctctttctCAAAAActggatacaaaccatcaatcttcttccactgcgagCAATCAGCCAGATGacagaccattccatcagaaatccttccatttgcatgccatgtaaggtcttttgcatcgtcctcattagaaaaaagacgcttaaaccttggaatgattggaagataccacaaaacctttgttgggggcccttgttggagttttcatcagaactgctttcctcttcatccttcactttgtaccgtgaagtcccacagatagggcattttgacatttcttggaattcatgtctgcacaatatgcaatcattagggcaagcatgaatcttctgatactccatacccatcggacacaatatcttttttgccttatagtaagttttaggcaacgtgttgtcctctggaagcagattgtgcactacctcaagcagtaaggtgaaacttttgtcactccacccatatctgacctttacattaaccagacttaacaccgcagacaacagggttaaggaattcttgcaccccatacacaaaggcttctttgaatcactctacaatccttcatacacaagggcatgtgcttgctggaaagactcttgtccaaggtcacgaatcatgtcctccaagcgatatcccatttctacatcaaatggttcagattgggacccactctacatgtctgtcacttcaccatgccatatccacgtcgtgtaattcttcatAATCCCATCtcacaatagatggtcccgtatgtcatccaatagttgtcgtcttccattcaaacagttgatgcaaggacaataatattttccttcttcattcggtcgagctttttctgaagcaaattgcaagaactgctcgACGCCATCTTCATATTTTGGGCTCATgcaactttcattcatccaactttgatccatctaagcaattccatgcataaaaatctcacttttttatttatagatatggccctatcccatttaggaagattgtcttttatgttagcttcaaacgtcagcgttagcattattttgaaaaatttgactaaatttcggcaTCATTTCgaattggtctccaagtacacgacatgacatcagtgaaatgaatttcccgataatcaagtatgcactcagagaacaacttgaaatgcattgaaccgaaatttcatcaaattaatcaaaataataataaccttaacgaatgaatctaacataaaaataccagtctccccaaactgtccaaacggacaattcaagactaaatacaatgactaatgcaaactgtccgcaagaatcattgcatttagtctcaaacgggaatctaaggttcacttaGCATGAacaattgtttatatagcaaattacattgatgacgtacaagaacatacaaaatctAACTttcaattacaaacaaatatcgacatcaacatttctttatgtaactaatttcaaattCTGGGTTTGTagggtgcttatgctttattattgtagttgggtatGTGTCTTCTATTGTGAATATGTTAGAGGTACGACAGAGGTGGATGGAATATGTGACAACCAAGAAGGATTAGGTTGTGAGTACACCAGTCAACCTACTGCTTCCGCAACCAGTAGACCTGACCTCTTGAGTGGACCTCATGTGCCAGCAAAGGTTACTAAACTCTGCCTTTCAATTTTtagatgagggtgtgtgtgtgtgtgtgtgatgagggtgtgtcTGTCTATGATGAAGGAGtgtttgatgtaagctccattggagcttgtaggcctaggatcttcttcatcaatggattcctttgcttcttggaagatgaatggcaacggaatggagaaggaagagagagaggagacgccacttcaaggagaatatgagtctagaagaagttcaccaccataggaggccatggataagagctagaagaaagaaggagatgaatgaagggagagggagaaaagagcacgaaattttgtgctctaagagagctctgaactttgaagtttaattttcaaattatcaaagttgaaaaaatacacacacatgacctctatttgtagcctaagtgtcacacaaaattggagggaaatttgaattgcaattcaaatttcacttgaatttgaaattgaatttgtggagccaaacttcggagccaaaattttactaattatgattagtgaattttagttatggttcagcccactaatccataatcaattccaagattctccactaagtgtgcttaggtgtcatgaggcatgtgaagcatgaaggacatgcacaaagtgtgactatatgatgtggcaatggggtgtagtaagaaaatgctcacctccacctctaaaatttaattggattgggcttctaccaattcaattaaatttatttccaaccacacacatcaaatattcacttagtgcatgtgaaattacaaaactacccctaatacaaaaactagtctaggtgccctaaatacagggctgaaaaatcctatatttctagggtaccctaccctacctaccttaatctaatatgtacaaagataagtgggctcatagtTAGCCCATtggcctgaaatctaccctaaggctcatgagaaccctaaggccttctcttgcatctctggcccaatcttcttggagtcttctattcgatgcccttgcggggtaagattgcatcattccctcccccttgaaaaggatttgacctcaaatcccgaggttcttgaaactctaggcttttttcctcaacaactgtaaaaagaacaaaaacatatgtattagtggtgtttggtatgttgatgtaaggtaaggtctgaaaacccatttcctgggcatcttcccatgaaggaacatggttcctcaccaactcaatgagtggtgccaCAAGTATAGAGAAATATGGGACaaacattttgtaaaagtttgttaagtcatcgaagccccaaatttcccttatacatggtggagtaggccactcaggaatgacctttattctcttaggattcatgggaaccccttgatcactatttaaaaaattaagaaaagtaatgcaataaaacatacctttttctgtattttcatgctgattattcctaccaaaaagtatgacaaacctaaggtgtcctatatgagtacctaagtttgtattgaaactaaaaataagaacaaacctacctaatgagtccctatgtacacaaatcatgaaggtgttcggtgcatgagtgattttacaaaagagtgttgcatcactcaacacattcatcataccacctatcatagggatttggtgcctaataatacctattttaggcaccaacaaagcacaaggatttaagctcttgcgaaccaaactctcatccaacaactcctttacttgaggaataacctcaagctcaagaggtatggcggtgctaagggatgtttcccttgataggagaaggtagacaaattgtttaagaaggagtgctcttttaatatcacatttttttgcaaaatgattttccttattaacaatcttcttggaggaatccttttcctccttttccttccccttggcctttgaagacaagactttactatccttctttttcttttgtttttctagtttttcttcctcatccttcttatctttcatagttagttgatctttggccacctgtgaaggtgcttgaggatgcaacacaaatttagtgccaagatgggtgagggtaatttcattagttaggccattgtaaatgatcttcctatcaaatttccatggccttcctaaaagaatatgtcctgcctccatgggaactatatcacaattaacttcatccttatatgtcccaatggagaaaggtaccttcacttattggttaactatcatttccccttgctcattgagccattgaagtttataaggttttgggtggggaatgatagtgaggttcaacttagaaactaatcttgtgctacaacaattgcaacaagatccactatccacaatgagagaacaagttttatctaaaattttgcatcttgtatgaaagatgttctctctttgggattgagatagatcaaaagattgacctccaaggagctttctaaccattaagagatcaccttcttcatgggggtagacttcctcactagactattcaccccttacttcatcttcacttccgcTAGAGGAAGGGgcagaagtagtctcctcttgactactataaatgtcttgacccctcataatcacggttttctttgtggggcattgagagacaatgtgacctctcccaagacatttgaagcatttaatgttgctagtcctttcttgggaactagtcttaggggtggatttctctatggtcttacccttatcttccttgggttttgaaggtgcagcccccaaaattccttgggcttggtccttccttggataagagtgaaagccataagattttgaagaagactttcttttaagttgttgctccactcttatacaaagttggactagctcatctaggtccctatatggaaggagttcaaccttatccctcacttccatattaagccgactaaggaacctagctatgcttgttctttcctcctccctaagtccaactcttaaaaggagtagttccatttgttgtctatattcttcaacactcatactcccttgtctaagcctttggagcttgtccataagctccctttcatagtaggagggaatgtgcctcttcctaagggcactctttagatcattccaatactctactggaggatccccatgaatccttcgttccctaacaagggaagtccaccaatagagggcatacctttgaaagctaagggtagccaatggaacttttctctcttcactaatatgatggcaagcaaagagttgttcaaccttcatttcccaatctaagtaggcctcaacattatcttttccatggaaatatgggaggctaatgttaacctcttgaggccttttatccttttcttttctttgggagtgatgtttggtatgtgaactatgacaccctctataatagtcactaagttcttcacttaaactcttgcaagagtcatgactactataggaggcatgtttttctcttttcatttctttcattatttttcttctttcttcctctcttattttctctcttgtatcttgacttatttcttcc encodes the following:
- the LOC114371461 gene encoding major latex allergen Hev b 5-like, giving the protein KWILQVAQQTPTTVTENEATEVTKIEETTPEQPATRVTTTEEPKEETTKEAKEEEAPVETNEATEVIEEVKPEVEENPAPERTEEEEVKEETKETESAPVEEQKQEENKPAETVEETKTEQVSVEKTEA